The following proteins come from a genomic window of Nostoc sp. ATCC 53789:
- a CDS encoding SDR family oxidoreductase, giving the protein MSYSPYLLKGQKALVTGGSSGIGEAIARYLAASGAAVAINYHSEAESAQKIVDDIKANNGEAFAIQADVSKEDQVKTMFSQTLKQFGTIDILVSNAGIQKDSAFIDMTLDQWNAVIGINLTGQFLCAREAAKEFLRRGVKPDISCAAGKIICMSSVHQVIPWAGHVNYATSKGGINMMMQSIAQELAPHKIRVNSIAPGAIKTPINKSAWDTPQAEANLLKLIPAKRVGDVEDIAKAAVWLASDDSDYVNGTTLFVDGGMTLYPGFTENG; this is encoded by the coding sequence ATGAGTTATTCCCCTTATCTGCTTAAAGGTCAAAAAGCACTTGTGACAGGTGGTAGTTCTGGAATTGGTGAAGCGATCGCTCGCTATTTGGCTGCATCAGGTGCAGCAGTAGCTATTAACTATCATTCGGAAGCTGAATCAGCCCAAAAAATTGTTGATGATATCAAAGCTAATAATGGAGAAGCGTTCGCTATTCAAGCTGATGTCAGCAAAGAAGACCAAGTAAAGACAATGTTCAGCCAGACGCTTAAACAATTTGGCACTATTGATATTTTAGTAAGTAATGCAGGCATTCAAAAAGACTCAGCATTTATAGATATGACCCTCGATCAATGGAATGCAGTGATTGGGATAAATCTAACGGGACAATTCTTGTGTGCTAGGGAAGCCGCAAAGGAATTCTTGCGTCGAGGTGTGAAGCCTGATATTTCTTGTGCGGCAGGTAAAATTATTTGCATGAGTTCCGTCCATCAGGTAATTCCTTGGGCAGGTCATGTTAATTATGCTACTAGCAAGGGTGGTATAAATATGATGATGCAAAGTATTGCCCAAGAACTTGCTCCTCACAAAATTCGTGTTAATAGTATTGCTCCTGGTGCAATAAAAACTCCAATTAATAAATCAGCTTGGGATACTCCACAAGCAGAGGCAAATTTACTAAAACTAATTCCAGCGAAACGTGTGGGAGATGTAGAAGACATCGCCAAAGCAGCAGTTTGGTTGGCTTCTGATGACTCTGATTATGTCAATGGTACAACACTGTTTGTAGATGGTGGAATGACTTTGTATCCAGGTTTTACAGAGAATGGTTAA
- a CDS encoding VOC family protein, with product MSNQTDVQVQRIRAIGLTVTNCDRSLEFYTQALAFELVSDITVEGQDYSDLEGVTGAKIRIITLRLGDELIELMEYLNIQGKPIPSYSQSNDLWFQHLAIVVSDMDRAYAHLRSFSIEPISVAPQTIPPGNQASGGVRAFKFKDPDGHDLELIWFPPDKGQDQWHQNSHSLFLGIDHSAIAISNTEQSLHFYRDLLGMQIDSRSLNWRATQSRLDNLPGAEVKITALRPVEDGVGIELLDYIVPGKGRPMPSDWKSCDIAHIQIELVVNNLEQLVDKLRRNGVEFVSSRIVQFSDRSFPYRQGCLVKDPDGHPILLVTKLSK from the coding sequence ATGTCTAATCAAACCGATGTACAAGTACAAAGAATTAGAGCTATTGGCTTAACGGTGACAAACTGCGATCGCTCTTTGGAATTCTATACACAAGCACTTGCTTTTGAACTAGTTTCTGACATTACTGTTGAAGGACAGGATTATAGCGACTTAGAAGGTGTGACTGGGGCAAAAATTCGCATTATCACTTTACGATTAGGTGATGAACTTATCGAGTTGATGGAGTATCTTAATATTCAGGGTAAACCCATCCCCAGCTATTCACAAAGTAATGACCTGTGGTTTCAACATCTGGCAATTGTAGTGAGTGATATGGATCGTGCTTATGCTCACTTGCGTTCATTTTCCATTGAACCAATTTCCGTTGCACCGCAGACAATACCACCTGGTAATCAAGCGTCTGGTGGTGTCCGCGCTTTTAAGTTTAAAGACCCTGATGGTCATGATTTAGAGTTAATTTGGTTTCCGCCTGATAAAGGACAAGATCAATGGCATCAAAATAGCCATAGCTTGTTTTTGGGAATCGATCATAGTGCGATCGCTATTTCCAATACCGAGCAGAGTCTACACTTTTACCGCGACCTTCTGGGAATGCAAATTGATAGCCGCAGTCTTAACTGGCGTGCAACCCAATCTCGCTTGGATAATTTACCAGGAGCCGAAGTCAAAATTACAGCATTGCGACCTGTTGAAGATGGTGTGGGAATTGAACTGTTAGACTATATTGTGCCTGGAAAAGGCCGCCCAATGCCGAGTGACTGGAAAAGCTGCGATATTGCACATATCCAAATTGAGCTAGTTGTAAATAATCTTGAGCAGTTAGTGGATAAGCTACGGCGTAACGGGGTTGAGTTTGTATCGTCGCGGATTGTGCAGTTTAGCGATCGCTCTTTTCCTTATCGGCAAGGTTGTCTAGTTAAAGATCCTGACGGACACCCAATTTTGCTTGTCACAAAATTATCTAAATGA
- a CDS encoding DoxX family protein: MIYQFGLGVALSGAIPKELAFFLAEFNFPQLSPHLLSSLSPVYPDGFPGLALLLLRVSLGWLFILHGYPKITHLRRWAESLKTPVFLCFLSAASMLGGGIFLIIGFVTLLATLPILCSMIFAIYLHISGSKPFVAQDPYLIPQEQYQGALGQGEPPSWEKAFMYCVMLIAIAVLGPGAYSLDALIFGS; this comes from the coding sequence ATGATTTATCAATTTGGGTTGGGTGTAGCGTTAAGCGGAGCTATTCCGAAGGAACTCGCTTTTTTCCTAGCTGAATTTAATTTCCCACAGCTAAGTCCACACTTGTTAAGTTCACTTTCTCCTGTGTATCCTGACGGATTTCCAGGATTGGCACTTTTACTTCTCAGAGTTAGCCTTGGCTGGTTGTTTATATTACACGGTTATCCCAAGATAACCCATCTTCGACGGTGGGCTGAGTCTCTAAAAACGCCTGTCTTTCTTTGCTTTTTATCAGCTGCATCGATGTTAGGTGGCGGAATTTTTCTGATTATTGGATTCGTCACACTCTTAGCAACTTTGCCCATTCTCTGCTCAATGATTTTTGCGATATATTTGCACATCTCTGGAAGTAAGCCTTTTGTAGCTCAAGATCCATACTTAATTCCTCAAGAACAGTATCAAGGTGCTTTAGGACAAGGTGAACCCCCAAGTTGGGAAAAGGCTTTTATGTATTGCGTCATGCTGATTGCGATCGCAGTTTTAGGCCCTGGTGCTTATTCGCTTGATGCTTTGATTTTTGGAAGTTGA
- a CDS encoding SMP-30/gluconolactonase/LRE family protein, with amino-acid sequence MPEAIEIYDDRLLAIVRPGALLQELANGAVHSEGPVYFHEDDSVVWSDAHGNRLLRWSATDNVTVLRDPSDYQSGNYRDLEGRLVACSSGLRAIIRCEDNGEWKVLVDRYQGKRLNSPNDLVVKSDGTIWFTDPPYGITEPNQGYGGEQEQPGSYVYRFDPTTGEIYPVVTDMVRPNGLAFSPDESMLYVSDTAAFNIPGGPHHIRVYEVVGNRYVKNGRVFAVIEPGQPDGLRVDEHSNVFTSSQDSVQIYAPDGTRLGKIIVPETSANLTFGGKEGDRLFITAGHSLYVIDLNTRGVKL; translated from the coding sequence ATGCCTGAAGCCATTGAGATTTATGACGATCGCCTCCTTGCTATTGTACGCCCCGGTGCTTTACTCCAGGAGCTAGCCAACGGTGCAGTCCATAGCGAGGGGCCTGTTTACTTCCATGAAGATGATAGCGTTGTGTGGAGCGATGCTCACGGCAACCGCCTATTGCGGTGGAGTGCCACTGACAATGTGACTGTCCTACGAGATCCATCTGATTACCAAAGCGGTAATTACCGTGACTTAGAGGGTCGTCTGGTTGCCTGTTCCTCTGGTCTGCGTGCTATTATCCGATGCGAAGACAATGGTGAATGGAAGGTTTTAGTCGATCGCTACCAAGGCAAACGCCTCAACAGTCCAAATGATTTGGTAGTAAAAAGCGACGGTACAATTTGGTTCACCGATCCGCCTTATGGGATCACCGAACCAAACCAAGGTTACGGCGGCGAACAGGAACAACCCGGAAGTTACGTCTATCGCTTTGACCCGACAACAGGTGAGATTTATCCTGTAGTAACAGATATGGTGCGCCCTAATGGGTTGGCTTTCAGTCCAGACGAAAGCATGCTGTATGTTTCAGATACAGCTGCATTTAATATTCCTGGAGGGCCTCATCACATTCGTGTCTATGAAGTTGTGGGCAATCGCTATGTAAAGAATGGGCGTGTATTTGCAGTCATTGAACCAGGACAACCGGATGGACTGCGGGTTGACGAACATAGCAATGTTTTTACTAGTTCTCAAGACAGTGTGCAGATATACGCCCCCGATGGAACTCGCTTAGGAAAAATTATTGTACCGGAGACATCAGCTAACCTGACTTTCGGTGGTAAAGAAGGCGATCGTTTATTTATCACAGCCGGTCATTCGTTATATGTTATCGACCTTAATACCCGTGGTGTAAAACTATGA
- a CDS encoding GMC family oxidoreductase yields the protein MTSITEHYDIIIIGTGAGGGTLAHRLAPTGKKFLVLERGDFLPREKANWNPEEVYQKHRYHTDEQWYNKEGKAFKPQTGYWVGGNTKLYGAALIRFRERDFEKVIHKGGISPEWPLKYQDFEPYYTQAEKLYDVHGQEGEDPTEPPRSEPYPYPPVSHEPDMQSLADGIRELGYYPFHLPLGLKLNESDRTKSPCIRCDTFDGYPCLVQAKADADVNAIRPAREKYANVTLLTNAKVLRLHTSESGREVTKVETEIGREQHWFTSDIVVVACGSVNSAALLLRSANDKHPNGLANSSDQVGRNFMKQLETAIVSIHLEVNHANFQKTIAVNDFYWGEPDFPYPMGMVQNTGNVLADMIPGEAPPLMAPFVKLIPHFERHLLAERSVGWWLQTEDLPDPNNRIRVVGDKIHVDYTLNNTEASDRLIHRWTSVLKSIPHSAKHVLPFSLYPRTHLPEQAVAHQCGSCRFGTDPKTSVLDINCRTHDVDNLYVVDSSFFPSNSGANPTLTIMANALRVGDLLAARSV from the coding sequence ATGACTAGCATCACAGAACATTACGACATTATTATTATCGGTACAGGGGCCGGTGGAGGTACACTGGCTCACCGCCTCGCACCCACAGGTAAAAAATTTCTCGTGCTGGAAAGAGGTGACTTTTTACCGAGAGAGAAAGCTAACTGGAATCCAGAGGAAGTCTATCAAAAACACCGCTACCATACAGATGAGCAATGGTATAACAAGGAAGGCAAAGCCTTTAAGCCGCAGACAGGCTACTGGGTTGGTGGCAATACCAAACTCTACGGTGCAGCCCTAATTCGATTCCGGGAGCGAGATTTTGAAAAGGTAATTCATAAAGGAGGAATTTCTCCAGAATGGCCTTTGAAGTATCAAGACTTTGAGCCATACTACACGCAAGCAGAAAAGCTATATGACGTGCATGGACAGGAAGGAGAAGACCCCACAGAACCACCTCGCAGCGAACCATATCCCTATCCGCCAGTGAGTCATGAGCCAGATATGCAGTCTCTTGCTGATGGCATTCGGGAACTGGGTTATTATCCATTTCACCTACCATTAGGATTAAAGCTGAATGAAAGCGATCGCACCAAGAGTCCCTGCATTCGCTGTGATACTTTTGACGGATACCCCTGTCTAGTACAAGCAAAAGCCGATGCTGATGTCAACGCCATTCGTCCGGCTCGTGAAAAGTATGCCAATGTTACTCTTTTAACTAATGCCAAAGTCTTGCGGCTGCATACCAGTGAGTCGGGGCGAGAAGTGACAAAGGTAGAAACTGAAATTGGAAGAGAGCAACATTGGTTCACAAGCGATATTGTGGTTGTTGCCTGTGGTTCTGTCAACTCAGCTGCTTTGCTGTTGCGCTCTGCTAATGACAAACATCCCAACGGATTAGCAAATAGTTCCGATCAAGTGGGGCGGAATTTCATGAAGCAACTGGAAACGGCCATAGTTTCCATACATCTAGAAGTGAATCACGCCAACTTTCAAAAAACGATCGCTGTCAACGATTTTTACTGGGGAGAGCCAGATTTTCCTTATCCGATGGGCATGGTGCAGAATACAGGTAATGTACTTGCCGATATGATTCCCGGAGAAGCACCGCCACTGATGGCTCCATTTGTCAAGCTGATTCCTCATTTTGAGCGCCATTTGCTGGCCGAGCGATCGGTTGGCTGGTGGTTGCAAACAGAAGATTTACCAGATCCAAATAATCGAATTCGGGTGGTGGGCGATAAGATTCATGTTGACTATACATTGAATAATACCGAAGCAAGCGATCGCTTAATTCACCGATGGACATCTGTACTCAAGTCAATCCCGCACTCTGCTAAACACGTTCTGCCATTTAGCCTTTATCCCCGCACTCATCTACCAGAACAAGCAGTAGCCCATCAATGTGGTAGTTGTCGATTTGGCACAGATCCCAAAACCTCAGTCCTTGACATCAATTGCCGTACCCATGATGTCGATAATCTTTATGTGGTAGATAGTAGTTTCTTTCCGTCAAATTCCGGTGCTAACCCAACACTTACGATTATGGCGAATGCGTTGCGTGTTGGCGATCTGCTTGCAGCACGCTCCGTGTAG
- the rppA gene encoding two-component system response regulator RppA, translated as MRLILVEDEADLGSAIKQVLSHEAYIVDWFLDGTQACQYLETGWTEYTLAIFDWMLPGVSGIELCKWLRSRQLILPVLMLTAKDRMEEKIIGLDSGADDYLVKPFDMAELLARLRALQRRSSYVGATLTPQVQPRRLQVGCLTLNYSTHQLTRQSGHGENQVFFLTVKEFQLLEYFMRHPNQIVSRDQIINQLWEIGAEPVSNVVAAQIRLLRRKLGEEENESLIETVYGVGYRLNIPAAEIGR; from the coding sequence ATGCGGCTAATATTAGTTGAGGATGAAGCAGATTTAGGTTCAGCAATCAAACAAGTCCTGAGCCATGAGGCGTATATAGTTGACTGGTTTCTAGATGGTACTCAGGCATGTCAATATTTAGAAACTGGCTGGACTGAGTACACACTTGCGATTTTTGATTGGATGCTGCCTGGAGTTTCGGGGATAGAGTTGTGTAAATGGTTGCGATCACGCCAATTAATTCTACCTGTATTAATGCTAACGGCTAAAGACCGGATGGAAGAAAAGATTATTGGTTTAGATAGCGGTGCAGATGATTATTTAGTTAAACCCTTTGATATGGCAGAACTGCTGGCAAGATTGCGGGCATTACAACGGCGATCCTCTTACGTAGGAGCAACGCTAACACCTCAAGTCCAACCCCGCCGTTTACAAGTAGGTTGTCTGACACTCAATTACAGCACTCATCAACTTACTCGTCAGTCTGGTCACGGAGAAAATCAAGTATTCTTTTTAACTGTCAAGGAATTTCAATTGTTGGAATATTTCATGAGACATCCTAACCAAATTGTCAGCCGCGACCAAATTATTAATCAGCTTTGGGAAATTGGTGCAGAACCAGTTAGCAATGTCGTAGCAGCACAAATTCGCTTATTGAGACGCAAATTAGGAGAAGAAGAGAACGAATCTTTAATTGAAACTGTTTATGGTGTGGGCTATCGTCTCAATATTCCGGCTGCGGAAATAGGCAGATGA
- the rppB gene encoding two-component system sensor histidine kinase RppB: MERNPIFHQTRLRLAAWYTLVMGGILGLSSLGVYSVVAHAYYETIDQGLQSVANALHKSIEPAWQQPGQLQRLNKEFSLELCVGQTNCLPKRTSIKKSITEVANPVNYYIRLLDRSGKLFASGGMELDNFPITSALEHWQILTDDSGTRYREITLPLYTQNQVSGYLQVARSITDLDQHIAYLRLALVLGLPISMIFVGLSSWWLAGRAMQPVYLSYQQMQQFTADAAHEFRTPLAAMYSTIEAAIKLQQEPKSNGGILDVLKRQNRRLSQLVGDLLLLTRIDQKELTGEYQSCCLNDLISDLTEELAFLAVETKVNLSKQVQVSEKLYVMGYEEQLYRLISNLIANAIQATSSGGKVTVFLEKSELYAMIKVEDTGIGIAVEHQQRIFDRFYRVDRNRSRTSGGSGLGLAIAIAIARAHKGNIHVQSQPGLGSTFTVRLPLSS; encoded by the coding sequence ATGGAACGCAACCCGATTTTCCACCAGACTAGGTTGCGCCTGGCAGCTTGGTATACCCTCGTCATGGGCGGTATTTTAGGGCTATCTAGTTTGGGGGTTTATAGTGTGGTTGCCCATGCCTACTATGAAACCATAGACCAGGGATTGCAATCAGTCGCAAACGCACTCCATAAAAGTATTGAACCGGCTTGGCAACAACCCGGACAATTACAACGCCTGAATAAAGAATTTTCTTTAGAATTATGTGTGGGTCAGACAAATTGTTTGCCTAAAAGAACATCTATTAAAAAATCAATCACAGAGGTGGCGAATCCAGTTAATTACTATATCCGCTTATTGGATCGCTCAGGAAAACTTTTTGCTAGTGGAGGCATGGAACTTGACAATTTTCCGATTACCTCAGCATTAGAGCATTGGCAAATATTAACAGATGACTCTGGCACTCGATACCGCGAAATCACTTTACCTTTGTATACTCAAAACCAGGTTTCGGGTTATCTACAAGTGGCGCGTAGTATCACTGATTTAGACCAACATATTGCTTATTTAAGATTAGCTTTGGTGTTGGGATTGCCAATTTCCATGATTTTCGTTGGGTTGTCTAGTTGGTGGTTGGCAGGAAGGGCAATGCAACCTGTATATCTTTCCTACCAACAAATGCAACAATTTACTGCTGATGCTGCCCATGAGTTTCGCACACCTTTAGCAGCAATGTACTCTACTATTGAAGCTGCTATTAAGTTACAGCAAGAACCAAAATCTAATGGGGGAATTTTAGATGTACTCAAACGCCAAAATCGGCGCTTATCACAATTAGTTGGAGATTTATTGCTATTAACTAGGATAGACCAAAAAGAACTAACAGGAGAATATCAATCTTGCTGTTTGAATGATTTAATTAGCGATTTAACTGAGGAATTAGCATTTTTGGCAGTAGAAACTAAGGTAAATCTCTCTAAACAGGTGCAAGTCTCAGAAAAACTGTATGTGATGGGATATGAAGAACAGCTTTATCGCTTAATTTCCAACTTAATTGCCAATGCAATTCAAGCTACATCTAGCGGTGGAAAAGTCACGGTTTTTTTAGAAAAGAGTGAGCTTTACGCCATGATTAAAGTTGAAGATACAGGAATTGGTATTGCTGTTGAACATCAACAGCGAATTTTTGATCGCTTCTACCGAGTAGATCGCAACCGCTCTCGCACCTCTGGCGGTTCAGGATTGGGATTAGCCATCGCAATCGCGATCGCCAGAGCGCATAAAGGCAATATTCACGTTCAAAGTCAACCTGGCCTAGGTAGTACATTTACAGTTCGACTTCCTCTTTCATCGTGA
- a CDS encoding mechanosensitive ion channel family protein, giving the protein MNADISALWDRVQGMINGFIVLLPNIVLALIVFAIFFAVARAIKRVVKRLTRDRHQARNLGLVLGRLAQGTILLIGLFVALSIVIPTFRAGDLIQLLGISGVAIGFAFRDILQNFLAGILILLTEPFQINDQIVFKDFEGTVENIETRATTIRTYDGRRIVIPNSELFTNSVTVNTAFDSRRLQYDVGIGYGDDIDRAKELMLEALHSVPEILKDPAPDVLLMELAESTVNIRVRWWINPPRRADDLASRDKVLSTIKKTLVENGIDLPFPTQQILFHDQTEEIDGDRSRQREGWPSGKGKVPKPRNIGDSLRLLAQERSSRDDNGKVDAQINEQ; this is encoded by the coding sequence ATGAATGCAGATATATCCGCACTCTGGGACAGAGTTCAGGGAATGATTAACGGATTCATTGTCTTACTGCCGAATATCGTGCTGGCATTGATTGTCTTTGCAATCTTCTTCGCGGTGGCTAGAGCGATTAAGAGAGTAGTTAAACGATTGACTCGCGATCGCCACCAAGCTCGGAATCTAGGACTAGTACTGGGACGCTTGGCGCAAGGTACAATACTGTTAATCGGGCTATTTGTTGCTTTGTCGATTGTAATACCGACATTCCGAGCCGGAGATTTGATACAACTACTGGGCATTAGCGGCGTAGCTATCGGCTTTGCCTTTCGTGACATCCTACAAAACTTCTTGGCTGGGATTCTGATTCTCTTGACAGAGCCGTTCCAAATCAATGACCAAATAGTTTTTAAAGATTTTGAAGGGACTGTAGAAAATATTGAGACACGAGCGACAACAATTAGAACTTACGATGGTCGCCGTATTGTGATTCCTAACTCAGAATTGTTCACTAATTCGGTAACTGTAAACACTGCCTTTGACAGTCGCCGACTACAGTATGATGTCGGTATTGGTTACGGCGATGATATAGACCGAGCCAAGGAGTTAATGCTTGAAGCATTGCATAGTGTGCCGGAAATACTGAAAGACCCTGCACCTGATGTGCTGCTCATGGAACTTGCCGAAAGTACCGTTAATATCCGCGTTCGTTGGTGGATTAACCCGCCACGACGTGCAGATGACCTCGCCTCAAGGGACAAGGTGCTTTCTACAATTAAGAAAACGTTAGTTGAAAACGGCATTGATTTACCCTTTCCCACACAGCAAATTTTATTCCATGACCAGACAGAAGAGATAGATGGCGATCGCTCCCGTCAGCGAGAAGGTTGGCCATCTGGTAAAGGCAAAGTACCAAAACCCCGCAACATTGGTGATTCACTCAGGTTACTTGCTCAAGAGCGCTCCTCACGAGATGACAACGGTAAGGTAGATGCTCAAATCAACGAACAATGA
- a CDS encoding DUF2254 family protein yields MRNVKLSKLWDQLHSSYWFIPAVMAVVATALAFTMLTLDRTGKVGIDYWWMYTGGADGARSLLGSVTGSMISVAATAFSITIVALQLAASNFGPRLLRNFMQDTGNQVVLGTFIGTFIYCLLVLRTIHGQGDGYEQFVPQLAVTVGTLLAIVSIGVLIYFIHHASTIIQASHVIGNVSSDLHKTIDRLFPEKIGYSKAQQQVTPSIPVNFEEEACPIRAIATGYLQAIDDQELINIACKYNLLIRLQTRPGKFIVKGSDLVIVFPGEVLNTKLVNEINDAFILGIERTEQQDVEFPIDQLVEIALRAISPGINDPFTAIRCIDRISAGLCHLVQRDFPSPYRCDRNKKLRIIAEGADFQRLLDRAFNQIRQYGKSDAGVTIRLLETIATIANYTNNSQYCKALRYHADMILQDSNEGLSQEQDRKDVQERYYAVIKSLDCNSAIKNWD; encoded by the coding sequence ATGAGAAACGTTAAATTAAGCAAACTTTGGGATCAGTTGCACTCAAGCTACTGGTTTATCCCAGCAGTAATGGCGGTAGTAGCTACTGCTTTAGCTTTCACAATGCTTACTCTTGACCGCACAGGCAAAGTGGGAATTGATTATTGGTGGATGTACACTGGTGGCGCAGATGGAGCGCGATCGCTTCTCGGATCGGTTACAGGTTCAATGATTAGCGTTGCTGCGACAGCTTTTTCAATTACAATCGTGGCGCTTCAGCTGGCTGCTTCCAATTTTGGTCCGCGGCTTTTGCGTAATTTTATGCAAGACACTGGGAATCAGGTTGTACTTGGCACATTCATTGGCACTTTTATCTACTGCTTACTAGTACTTCGGACAATTCATGGACAAGGAGATGGATATGAACAGTTTGTACCACAACTTGCAGTCACAGTTGGTACTTTACTCGCCATTGTTAGTATTGGTGTTTTGATTTATTTTATCCATCATGCTTCAACCATCATTCAGGCATCGCACGTAATTGGAAATGTTAGTAGTGATTTACACAAAACTATTGATCGCCTGTTTCCCGAAAAAATTGGATATAGTAAAGCACAGCAGCAGGTAACACCGTCCATCCCAGTTAACTTTGAAGAAGAAGCTTGTCCCATTCGAGCGATCGCCACGGGTTATTTACAAGCAATTGATGACCAAGAACTCATAAATATTGCTTGTAAATACAATCTACTAATACGGCTTCAGACTCGACCGGGAAAATTTATAGTCAAAGGTAGTGATTTAGTTATAGTTTTTCCTGGAGAAGTGTTAAATACAAAACTAGTTAATGAAATTAATGATGCTTTTATTCTGGGCATAGAACGTACAGAACAACAAGATGTAGAGTTTCCCATCGATCAATTAGTAGAAATTGCTCTGCGTGCCATTTCCCCCGGAATCAACGATCCATTTACTGCAATTCGCTGTATTGATAGAATTAGCGCCGGCTTATGTCACTTAGTGCAGAGGGATTTCCCTTCGCCCTACCGTTGCGATCGCAATAAAAAATTACGCATAATTGCCGAAGGAGCAGATTTTCAAAGATTGCTTGACCGTGCCTTTAATCAAATTCGGCAATATGGAAAGTCAGATGCAGGAGTAACTATTCGGTTATTAGAAACTATAGCTACCATTGCCAATTACACAAACAATAGTCAATACTGTAAAGCCTTACGATATCATGCTGACATGATTTTGCAGGACAGTAATGAGGGGCTATCACAAGAACAAGACCGCAAAGATGTACAAGAACGGTATTATGCTGTTATTAAATCTTTAGACTGTAACAGTGCTATTAAAAATTGGGATTAA
- a CDS encoding DUF3611 family protein yields MLDIEQFSHPPKKQEFAAIFRLVSRISFWVQLVLGGVSGIAVFLSCFSRSITTQTNNAGIGFGIFLAIVGILLLCFRVYWALGYRKMAKLLQTPNSETHPKKEEVIQNLQIGLIVSLVGLLIAFIASEVTVTVILGKAVAQPQGVAIYQPENVIRSLDIFVMLANVNMIGAHFFGGVTSLGLLYWLEE; encoded by the coding sequence ATGTTAGATATAGAACAATTTTCACATCCACCAAAAAAACAAGAATTTGCTGCAATCTTTCGTTTAGTAAGTCGAATTAGTTTTTGGGTACAGTTAGTACTTGGTGGTGTTTCTGGCATTGCTGTATTCTTGTCTTGCTTTAGTCGTAGCATTACCACTCAAACAAACAATGCAGGTATAGGGTTTGGGATATTTTTGGCTATTGTTGGTATTTTATTGCTGTGCTTTCGAGTCTATTGGGCTTTAGGTTATCGGAAAATGGCTAAACTTTTACAAACACCAAATTCTGAAACCCATCCCAAAAAAGAAGAGGTAATTCAAAATTTACAAATTGGATTGATCGTCAGTTTAGTAGGCTTATTAATAGCTTTTATTGCTTCGGAAGTGACGGTTACGGTTATATTGGGTAAAGCAGTAGCACAACCTCAAGGTGTCGCAATTTATCAACCAGAAAATGTAATTCGTTCGCTAGATATTTTTGTAATGTTAGCAAACGTAAACATGATTGGCGCTCACTTTTTTGGTGGAGTTACCTCTCTTGGTCTACTCTATTGGTTGGAAGAGTAA